Proteins from a genomic interval of Triplophysa dalaica isolate WHDGS20190420 chromosome 21, ASM1584641v1, whole genome shotgun sequence:
- the LOC130410711 gene encoding taste receptor type 1 member 1-like produces MFSRHTFSKSGYQMLQVMKFSVEEINNSTTLLPNVSLGYDIFDHCSDSKNFPSVFSFISQNGSIKPKEKLNTHQPKVIALTGPYGSTRTITIAPLATTDLIPMVNYGATSYTLSDKLQYPSFIRTIPSNKDLIQMILHIIKWFGWNWVAFLGGPDNYSEDGLQLFNKYIRNTGICLGYQESLSQNANYSLTLRRIDKLNINVIVVFAGPQYAKNIIKAAIANNIQDKVWIASETLSTNQQILREPGIKTIGTVIGIRERLLSVPGFNEFTRKAKETTKIYMNDNVESEIQTTTCNQDCENCSLLTAEEMIHEDSTLSFAIYTAIYTIAHALHKVLQCNMNECHKNTTVKPYELLVEIKKLDFLLHGRQVKYDANGDPAVSYAVVLWHTETNPPWIEMVGTYDTYPEITFTINNSLLPWRNNVSVPFSNCSVDCKEGFSKAPVGYHDCCFLCKECPQNTYVNYSRFVI; encoded by the exons atgttttcTAGGCACACTTTCTCAAAATCTGGCTACCAGATGCTCCAAGTAATGAAGTTTAGTGTTGAGGAGATCAATAACTCCACCACCCTGCTGCCAAATGTTTCTCTGGGCTATGACATTTTTGACCATTGTTCTGACAGTAAGAACTTTCCTTcagtttttagttttatctcaCAGAATGGATCAATTAAACCTAAAGAAAAACTCAACACCCATCAACCCAAAGTGATAGCTTTAACAGGACCATATGGAAGCACTAGAACTATTACTATTGCACCACTGGCCACAACGGACCTAATACCAATG GTAAATTATGGAGCTACCAGCTATACGTTAAGTGATAAGCTTCAGTATCCTTCTTTTATAAGAACAATTCCTAGCAACAAAGACCTGATACAGATGATTCTTCATATCATAAAGTGGTTTGGATGGAACTGGGTTGCTTTTCTTGGAGGTCCAGACAATTACAGCGAAGATGGCCTCCAACTGTTTAACAAGTATATCAGAAATACTGGCATTTGTTTGGGCTATCAAGAGTCTCTCAGCCAAAATGCAAACTACAGTCTAACTCTGAGAAGGATTGACAAGCTCAACATCAATGTCATTGTGGTTTTCGCTGGGCCACAATatgcaaaaaacataatcaaagcagCTATAGCAAACAACATCCAAGACAAAGTTTGGATTGCAAGTGAAACCTTGTCAACGAATCAACAGATTCTAAGAGAGCCAGGAATCAAAACAATTGGTACAGTAATTGGCATCAGGGAGAGATTATTATCCGTGCCTGGATTTAATGAATTCACCCGTAAAGCCAAAGAAACAACTAAGATTTATATGAATGATAATGTTGAGAGTGAAATCCAGACTACGACATGTAATCAGGATTGTGAAAATTGCTCATTGTTGACTGCAGAGGAAATGATTCATGAAGATTCCACATTGTCCTTTGCCATCTACACTGCAATATATACCATAGCTCATGCATTACATAAAGTTCTGCAGTGCAACATGAATGAATGCCACAAAAATACAACAGTCAAGCCATACGAG CTTCTGGTAGAAATTAAGAAGTTGGATTTTCTCCTACATGGCCGCCAGGTGAAATATGATGCTAATGGTGATCCTGCTGTCAGTTATGCAGTGGTGCTGTGGCACACTGAAACAAATCCTCCATGGATAGAGATGGTGGGCACCTATGACACATATCCAGAAATTACTTTTACAATCAACAACTCTCTCTTGCCCTGGCGTAACAATGTTTCT GTTCCTTTCTCAAACTGCTCTGTTGACTGTAAGGAGGGATTTTCAAAGGCACCAGTGGGATATCATGATTGCTGCTTTCTGTGTAAAGAATGTCCACAAAACACCTATGTGAATTATTCTC